acTAGTGCTGcggttatttttttaagcaatacCAACATAATACTaccagtaataataattattattacggcaataataataataataatatggtaacatccAGGATCTTTTAACAACCAACCTCTTAAATGATAGTGGAAAAAAGtagctttatatttttaaagaataaactaaGATTGAATTTATTGGTATTAACAGAATATTAATAATCCAggatacacattttatttaatatgtgagATTTTAAACTATTTGACAGTTAGGCAACAACCTGTTTAAATTAGTACAAAGGATGAAAGgggggttaaatatttaattataatagaATAAGCTATAAAACTATAACACATCCATAAATTGCAATGTTAATGGTAACAATCTCTGCCTTATATTTTCCTTAAAGCTTCTGATGCCAAATTCTCTGTAATAAACTCACCTCCATCTTCAGAGCTCCCATAAACAATGAAAAGAGTTTTCGTGAATAGGgagaaatgagaaaatgtacTAGTGCTGCtataaaaggttatttttttaagcaatacCAACATACTACTaccagtaataataattattattacggcaataataataataataataatatggtaacatccAGGATCTTTTAACAACCAACCTCTTAAATGATAGTGGAAAAAAGTAGCTAAGATAATTATGATTCATTACATCTGACTATTCCCTTTAGTTTTCCTTTTTCCATATTTCGCACGCACACTCTAGGGGAAAGAATGCAAATTGGTGACCTGTAAGAATTCTCTGATGAATCTCTACAAGGTCTCTGACTATCGTGAAAATCCAGTAAGAATAAATCTGTTGATTTGTGCCTTACCTTTTATAGTACACGGCAAGATATATTAGTAATTTATTCCAacacattacaaaatatttataatctTAATTAACATATTTTCATCAGCAATGGATAACAAGagtttttggtttttatatTGTAACTTTGAAAGACTGTACTGATCGAAAAAGTCTGAAAGAAAGCTGAATTTAGTCAGCAATGTAAAATGCAGATTTGAAGATTAGGAACTTGGCAAGTCATAGCTAAATACATCTGTTGGAGAGGCGAATAGTTGTACCTGCTCTTTCATCAACAGTGTCATTACATTAACCTTGTTTTCCAGCACACATTTTCACATAGTACTGCCCAGTACATGTAAAGTGCTGTCTTGCAGTATATGGGATGTGTAATCTCTTGTAATAGAACAAGTTAGTCATTTATGCATCTCACACACTGCAAGGTGGCGCTATGTCTGTGCTAGGGGCGTACTTTGAGTATCTGGCCCCTATGacggatcctgtatgtgacaCCCCCTCcccaattttaaaaataagattagcaagaatatttcacaaatttgcaAACTGTTTGTCAACTAGGGTGACTACatattatttctgccattcagggacacactatgaagcagatgagattacacacacaggcatatatgcagtatatatgtaacacgaatagctaatcagccaatcacacgtcaagacaacttgctgaagttcaaaccgagcatcagaatggggaagaaatgggatttaagtgactttgaacgtggcttggttgttggtgccagacgggctggtgcCAGTATTTccgaaactgctgatctactgggattttcacgcacaaccatctctaaggtttacagagaatggtccgaaaaagagaaaatatccagtgagtgacATTTGTGTGGATGATATTGCATTGTTGATTTTAgtggtcagaggagaatgggttTGAGATGAtggaaaggcaacagtaactcaaataaccactcgttacaaccaaggtatgcggaatatcatctctgaacgcacaacacgtcaaaccttgaagcagatgggctacagcagcagaagaccataccgggtgccactcctatctgctaagaacaggaaactgtgactacaattcgcacaggctcacattggacaatggaagactagatgaacgttgcctggtctgatgagtcttgattccagaTGCGACATTCTGATGGGTCAGAATTTGATGTAAACAACATgagtccaacccggtactagcgaggtatacctaataaagcggccagtgagtgtgtgtgtgtatatatatatatatatatatatatatgtatacatacatatatacatacatatatacactgttaaTTTGCTAAGTTTCCTGGATGTGGCTATGCAGACACTTAAAAAATTGCagtttaaatattaaagaaaacgtAGGCTATAATTCAATACACATCTATATACATACTAGCCAGCCCTAAGCAATAAACATTCAAGAAACTAAACTATCTACAGCATTCTAAAGTAATCACACGTACACGTCGTTTTTATGCTTTCCTATTTATTGGCTTACTTATCTATACAATCAGGTCTACACGTCGCTGACATGTTATTCTCTATTGTAAAGAAGATGGCCCAGATTTGATGGATTCTTCTATTTCTGGAGCACCCTAAAATTAACGGGTCTTCTTGCCAGCTTTGCCGAGTTTTTCGGCTAACACAATCAAGTCTACTCATCGCTGACATGTTATTCTCTCTTGTAGAGGAGATGGCCCAGATTTGATGGATTCTTCTATTTCTGGAGCACTCTAAAATTAATTGGTCTTCTTGCCAGCTTTGCTGAGTTTTTCGGCTAATTTTGGCCAGATTTTTTTAGCGGCCTTTATCTTCAGAGATTTCGATGCAGGTTTCTTCTCGTCGTTGAGGTGTTTAAAGATCCACTCGAGGTAGAACTGGGTCGAGGTGTAGACTCCAGGGTTTTGCTTCTGGCCACAGCCGGAGCCCCAGCTGGTTATGCCAACCACAGCATAAAACTTAGTTTTGTGGTTTTTGCACATCAAAGGTCCACCACTGTCACCCTGCGTGattcaaagaaaagaaaacattccttAATAAAGACTTTAAACAATTACCATTTCCCCAGCTGTTCCTCGGCACAGTTTTATAAAACAAGTACTGCCCAGGATGTTGAAAACATTAACAATGCATCATCGCTGAGTAAAAAAGATATGCGGGGGAAAATTGGCTTACCTGGCAGCTATCAATGCCTCCCTGTTCATATCCAGCACAGAGGTTGTAGTTACCCAAAGCTCCGTTATACCAGGTTGGGCTGTTGCAGCGTTCCACTGGAATCAGGTTCACAGGAGCTTCCTGGAGGATATCCGATGCTTCAGTGGCTGAAGAGAAAAAGAGTTATTTAATGCAGAGTTGGCCTCAGAAATCTTTGGACCAATAGAAACCTACAAATGGACTCCGTGCCATCTACCACCCCATGTGCCTCCCACCACACCTACAATGGGGCCATCTGCTCCCAAAGTCCAAAAAGGCACCAAAAGAGCAAAACGAGAAAGTCTATACATATGTACAAAATCTACGGATAAAGCTGTGCTTACATCCTTCCTCAATGACACCCCAGCCTGCGATGTAGCAGTCATCCATTTTACTCAGAATCGCCTGTTTGGCAGGGAGACACGCTGGCTGAGTGAAGTCGTCAAATATGATGGGCTTGTTCAGCTTAAGCAAAGCGATGTCGTTGCTCTCCGTTTTAGGATCATATTTCTCATGCTGAATCTTTTCTGTTATACTTCGGGTCTGAACCTTTGTCCCCATCTGTGATAGTTGGTTGGCGCCAAACACAAGTCTCCAGGAAAAATATTCACTGAATAATCCAAGGTACATTTTATTAGTTCTGTTACTTTTTCAAGCATtcgagttttttttgttatgttataaaGGAACGAGCC
This sequence is a window from Spea bombifrons isolate aSpeBom1 chromosome 2, aSpeBom1.2.pri, whole genome shotgun sequence. Protein-coding genes within it:
- the LOC128475256 gene encoding acrosin-like yields the protein MKLFLIGFIIWALFIVSGSSEDGVCGNRPLVQDFRGSRVVGGKDAEPGNWPWTVSIQEEIDKEYFHLCGGVVLNPSWVLTAAHCFKDIGNEYFSWRLVFGANQLSQMGTKVQTRSITEKIQHEKYDPKTESNDIALLKLNKPIIFDDFTQPACLPAKQAILSKMDDCYIAGWGVIEEGSTEASDILQEAPVNLIPVERCNSPTWYNGALGNYNLCAGYEQGGIDSCQGDSGGPLMCKNHKTKFYAVVGITSWGSGCGQKQNPGVYTSTQFYLEWIFKHLNDEKKPASKSLKIKAAKKIWPKLAEKLSKAGKKTN